The following are encoded in a window of Bacillus xiapuensis genomic DNA:
- a CDS encoding DUF1850 domain-containing protein, producing the protein MNSRKKAVPLIFLFLAAACWLFIPSKPAVVFTFENTDQWLAYMPLQKTNTFQIQYTHSIHLTEVIETYQIEQEQFVQKELQYERFAIGMPAGAEGKERFVEKDGKYYITGMQRKLPWIDMRIGQVKANHRMNYKGRTHPLSDCLSPGMWVRVQFKRLSLWQQWKGVNLNEPCV; encoded by the coding sequence ATGAATAGCCGGAAAAAAGCAGTCCCTCTTATCTTCCTCTTTCTGGCGGCCGCATGCTGGCTTTTTATCCCATCTAAGCCGGCTGTCGTTTTCACTTTTGAAAACACGGATCAATGGCTGGCCTATATGCCGCTGCAAAAGACGAACACCTTTCAGATTCAATATACACACTCCATTCACCTGACAGAGGTCATAGAAACGTATCAAATTGAACAGGAGCAGTTTGTGCAGAAGGAACTGCAGTATGAGAGATTTGCGATTGGTATGCCTGCTGGTGCGGAAGGCAAAGAACGGTTCGTGGAGAAAGATGGAAAGTATTACATTACCGGCATGCAACGGAAGCTTCCATGGATTGATATGCGTATCGGGCAAGTGAAGGCCAATCACCGAATGAACTATAAAGGAAGAACTCATCCATTATCGGACTGTTTGTCCCCGGGGATGTGGGTGCGAGTGCAATTCAAGCGCCTCAGCTTGTGGCAGCAGTGGAAAGGAGTAAATCTCAATGAGCCATGCGTTTGA